From a region of the Phragmites australis chromosome 21, lpPhrAust1.1, whole genome shotgun sequence genome:
- the LOC133903931 gene encoding U-box domain-containing protein 70-like isoform X2, with amino-acid sequence MEMSPTEDVQCPAPHRDLAVMDFDADLQDRLQKAFDEIVRLKKENFEESCQRQQVEKELLVIRKKAKKLQECLLKELQHLKETEEARATDQYLIQKLKKEIELLKIQRDGYIENFRQASEQILLQPSEAAKEAHEKNKHEMEILREEISQLKIHRDEYLAKFEEANEPKLALVECVSDTDCDTNALENDLEAYNRLRPKRDRAVRYPEKHLQFSLAELKLATENFSDSLKIGEGGYGRVYKGSICDTAVAIKILRHNENLQGLLQFQREVLILSKVRHPHLVTLIGACDEVSALVYEYLPNGSLEDRLSCKGNTPALTWQVRTRIIGEICSALIFLHSHKPKPVVHGDIKPSNILLDADLVSKLGDFGIARFLAPSDTTTMVHLTDHPIGTMFYSDPEYIAYGELTPGSDIFSFGIIILRLLTGRHPRGIVKRVEDAMINDELHTIIDKSAGEWPFVQVQQLARIGMKCSAERRRRRADIVTDVWPVVEPMMKSASLSSCPSTSSSFQDERSVPHCFICPILQKVMRNPHIAADGFTYEAEAIKDWFETHDTSPMTNLALPNHATIPNSALRSVIQDHLQRGA; translated from the exons ATGGAGATGTCCCCGACAGAAGATGTTCAGTGTCCGGCACCCCACAGAGATCTG GCAGTGATGGATTTCGATGCTGATTTGCAAGATAGACTTCAAAAGGCCTTTGATGAAATTGTGAGATTGAAGAAAGAAAACTTTGAAGAATCGTGCCAACGTCAACAAGTCGAGAAGGAGCTCCTAGTCATCCGCAAGAAA GCTAAGAAATTGCAGGAGTGCCTCTTAAAAGAGCTACAACATTTGAAAGAAACCGAGGAAGCTCGTGCCACAGATCAGTACTTGATACAAAAACTCAAAAAGGAGATCGAATTGCTAAAGATCCAGCGTGATGGATATATTGAAAATTTTCGTCAAGCAAGTGAGCAGATATTGCTCCAACCCTCGGAAGCAGCTAAGGAAGCTCATGAAAAGAATAAACACGAGATGGAAATACTGAGAGAGGAAATTAGTCAGCTTAAAATCCATCGAGACGAATACCTTGCAAAATTTGAGGAGGCAAATGAGCCGAAGTTGGCACTGGTGGAGTGTGTTTCTGATACTGATTGTGATACTAATGCTCTAGAAAATGACTTGGAAGCATACAACCGGTTGCGACCCAAGAGGGACAGAGCAGTCAGATATCCTGAAAAACACTTGCAGTTTTCCTTGGCTGAGCTGAAGCTGGCAACTGAAAATTTCAGCGATTCACTAAAGATTGGAGAAGGTGGGTATGGGCGTGTCTACAAGGGCTCTATCTGCGACACCGCCGTGGCCATTAAGATTTTACGCCATAATGAAAACCTCCAAGGCTTACTGCAGTTTCAACGAGAG GTTTTGATCCTGAGCAAAGTGAGGCATCCACATCTTGTCACTCTCATAGGAGCCTGCGATGAAGTGTCAGCTCTTGTGTATGAATATTTACCTAATGGAAGCCTTGAAGACCGTCTTTCCTGCAAGGGTAACACCCCAGCGCTGACATGGCAAGTCCGAACAAGGATCATTGGGGAGATTTGTTCTGCACTAATCTTCCTCCACAGTCATAAGCCCAAGCCGGTGGTCCACGGTGACATTAAGCCTTCCAACATTCTCCTTGATGCCGATTTAGTGAGCAAGCTTGGAGACTTCGGCATTGCTCGATTTCTTGCCCCGTCTGACACCACCACCATGGTCCATCTTACTGACCATCCAATTGGGACAATGTTCTACTCGGACCCAGAATACATTGCCTATGGTGAACTGACCCCAGGATCAGACATCTTCTCATTTGGTATCATCATCCTACGCCTCTTGACAGGGAGACACCCAAGGGGGATAGTGAAAAGAGTGGAGGATGCAATGATCAACGATGAATTGCATACCATCATTGACAAATCTGCTGGTGAGTGGCCCTTTGTGCAAGTGCAGCAGCTTGCACGCATCGGTATGAAATGCTCAGCTGAGAGAAGGAGGCGTCGCGCAGATATTGTTACTGACGTGTGGCCGGTGGTTGAGCCAATGATGAAGAGTGCTTCCCTATCCTCATGTCCCTCTACCTCTTCATCGTTTCAGGATGAAAGAAGTGTGCCACATTGCTTTATATGCCCGATTTTGCAG AAGGTCATGAGGAATCCCCATATCGCGGCTGATGGATTTACCTATGAAGCTGAGGCTATAAAAGACTGGTTTGAAACCCATGACACATCACCGATGACCAATCTGGCACTTCCCAACCATGCTACAATACCAAACTCCGCGCTTCGCTCAGTCATCCAAGATCATCTTCAGCGTGGGGCATGA
- the LOC133903929 gene encoding translocase of chloroplast 101, chloroplastic-like produces MDYGFVVGEEGRRPEATEDRAGENGGVAEEEEEAGGVEVAVKPAVAAEEGDGDVVVEGGDEGDVPVDVKRPPGAVAAQEGDGEEVGKESGGEESVGLESKGGGPGGGAVEPGVSRTDLSVVGDHQAVATPNTRLVLENGRLAAVEWDEDYDAARSVAIVGGVNVDGPCAEIDVEEDTADDDNQERVAEKAMAEAIQGYVTNAVLADHTNEERLAKDRKYVATHDNKPEAAAQSEGILVCQSKDHPEKSTEEIASCHSKPELVTQSAAEPDVVIEELDDMNSSDDENTATSAPPAQSASGSTAPPAQSSSAASGRSNGPSLPSRPAGLGSSSSLSQPSARPVQQVRANGPAPVDRGSQQVTESAEDDGDENDDIHEKLQMIRVKFLRLAHRFGQTHHNMVVSQVLYRLGLAEQLRRTTTQGVFSFDRAREMAERLEAAGNEPLDFSCTILVLGKTGVGKSATINSIFDDTRLDTNAFDSSTRKVQEVVGMVEGVKVKVIDTPGLSCSSLEQHHNQKVLNSVKRLISKNPPDIVLYFDRLDMQSRDNGDVPLLQTITKVFGASVWFNAIVVLTHAASAPPDGLNGIPLSYEMFVTQRSHVVQQAIRQAAGDVRLMNPVSLVENHSACRTNRAGQRVLPNGQVWKPQLLLLCFASKVLAEANMLLKLQDSPIGKPSRTRIAPLPFLLSSLLQSRPPLKLPEEQFGDDDDLEDDLVDDSDSDDGSDYDDLPPFKRLTKAQLAKLNNAQRKAYLEELDYREKLFYKRQLKEERMRRRMMKKMAAEARARGNDFSNSNPEDDSNTPTNVAVPMPDMVLPSSFDSDYPSHRYRFLDTPSEWLVRPVLETQGWDHDVGYEGLNVERLFAVKGKVPLSVSGQLTKDKKDCSLQMEVASSVKHAEGKTTSLGLDLQSVGKDMAYTIRGESRFKNFRRNNTAAGISATLLGDSVSAGVKIEDKLIVNKQHRLLVSGGAMSGRGDVAYGGRLEATLRDKDYPIGRMLSTLALSVVDWHGDLAVGCNIQSQIPVGRASILVGHANLSNKGTGQVGIRLNSSEHLQIALIAFVPILKNIRKLLQNYSEST; encoded by the coding sequence ATGGACTACGGCTTCGTCGTAGGCGAGGAGGGCCGCCGGCCCGAGGCGACGGAGGATCGGGCGGGCGAGAACGGCGGAgtcgccgaggaggaggaggaagcgggGGGTGTGGAGGTCGCCGTGAAgccagcggtggcggcggaggagggcgatggtgatgtggtggTGGAGGGCGGGGACGAGGGGGATGTGCCTGTCGACGTGAAGCGGCCGCCCGGCGCGGTGGCGGCGCAGGAGGGTGACGGGGAGGAGGTTGGGAAAGAAAGTGGGGGCGAGGAGTCCGTGGGATTGGAATCGAAAGGCGGGGGCCCGGGAGGCGGTGCGGTGGAGCCGGGTGTGTCGCGGACGGATCTATCGGTGGTGGGCGATCACCAGGCGGTGGCGACGCCGAACACCAGACTGGTGCTGGAGAACGGGCGGCTTGCGGCAGTGGAGTGGGATGAGGACTATGATGCTGCGCGGTCTGTTGCCATCGTGGGTGGTGTAAACGTCGATGGTCCGTGTGCCGAGATTGATGTCGAGGAAGACACTGCTGATGATGATAATCAGGAGCGTGTGGCGGAGAAAGCCATGGCGGAAGCGATCCAGGGATATGTGACAAACGCTGTTTTGGCTGATCATACAAATGAGGAGAGATTAGCGAAGGACAGGAAATATGTTGCTACTCATGATAACAAGCCTGAGGCTGCTGCACAATCTGAAGGTATTTTAGTATGTCAAAGCAAAGATCACCCAGAGAAGAGCACAGAAGAGATAGCCTCCTGTCATAGCAAGCCAGAGTTAGTCACACAATCTGCAGCTGAGCCTGATGTTGTCATCGAGGAATTGGATGACATGAACTCCTCAGATGATGAGAATACAGCTACCTCTGCCCCCCCTGCACAATCCGCAAGTGGTAGTACTGCTCCCCCTGCACAATCCAGTAGTGCTGCTTCTGGTCGTTCTAATGGTCCCTCTTTGCCGTCTCGTCCTGCTGGTCTGGGATCATCGTCGTCCTTGTCGCAGCCTTCTGCTCGTCCTGTGCAACAGGTCCGTGCGAATGGACCAGCCCCTGTGGATAGGGGAAGCCAGCAGGTTACTGAGTCTGCTGAGGACGATGGAGATGAGAATGATGATATCCATGAGAAGCTTCAGATGATCCGTGTCAAGTTCTTACGTCTTGCTCACAGGTTTGGGCAAACGCACCATAATATGGTTGTTTCGCAGGTTCTGTACCGGCTTGGGCTGGCAGAACAACTTAGAAGAACTACTACTCAAGGTGTCTTTAGCTTTGACCGAGCAAGGGAGATGGCAGAACGTCTTGAAGCTGCTGGAAATGAACCCCTTGATTTTTCGTGCACCATCTTGGTTCTTGGTAAAACTGGGGTTGGTAAGAGTGCTACCATTAATTCGATTTTTGATGATACCAGGTTGGATACAAATGCTTTTGATTCCAGCACTAGAAAAGTGCAAGAAGTAGTTGGTATGGTTGAGGGAGTCAAAGTAAAAGTGATAGATACACCTGGACTTTCATGCTCGTCTTTAGAACAACACCACAACCAGAAGGTTCTCAACTCCGTGAAGAGACTTATAAGCAAGAACCCTCCCGATATTGTTCTTTATTTTGACAGATTGGATATGCAGAGCAGGGACAATGGTGATGTCCCTCTTCTGCAAACCATTACCAAAGTGTTTGGAGCATCGGTCTGGTTCAATGCCATTGTTGTGTTAACTCATGCTGCATCTGCGCCACCAGATGGCCTGAATGGAATTCCCCTAAGCTATGAAATGTTTGTCACTCAAAGGTCTCATGTAGTCCAGCAAGCTATAAGGCAAGCTGCTGGTGATGTCCGTCTTATGAATCCAGTCTCCCTGGTGGAAAACCACTCAGCATGCAGGACGAATAGGGCAGGCCAGAGGGTTTTGCCAAATGGACAGGTCTGGAAGCCACAGCTGCTGTTACTTTGTTTTGCTTCAAAGGTGTTAGCAGAGGCCAACATGCTCCTCAAGTTACAGGATAGTCCCATTGGTAAACCTTCTCGTACGAGGATTGCTCCACTGCCtttcctcctctcctcacttCTCCAATCTCGGCCCCCACTGAAATTACCAGAGGAGCAatttggtgatgatgatgatcttgaagATGATCTGGTAGATGATTCTGATTCAGATGATGGCTCAGACTATGATGATTTGCCTCCTTTTAAGCGCCTTACAAAAGCTCAGCTTGCAAAGCTGAACAATGCACAAAGGAAGGCGTATCTTGAGGAGCTAGATTACAGAGAGAAGCTGTTCTACAAAAGACAACTGAAAGAGGAAAGGATGCGTCGTAGAATGATGAAGAAAATGGCAGCGGAAGCCCGTGCTCGAGGAAATGATTTTAGTAACAGCAACCCAGAGGATGATTCCAATACTCCAACCAATGTTGCAGTGCCTATGCCTGACATGGTACTGCCCTCATCTTTTGATTCTGATTATCCTAGCCATCGCTATCGTTTTCTGGATACGCCAAGTGAATGGCTTGTCAGGCCTGTATTGGAAACTCAGGGTTGGGATCATGATGTTGGTTATGAAGGTCTAAATGTTGAAAGATTGTTTGCTGTCAAAGGTAAAGTTCCACTGTCGGTATCTGGCCAGCTAACAAAAGACAAGAAGGATTGCTCCCTGCAAATGGAGGTTGCAAGTTCAGTGAAGCACGCTGAAGGTAAAACCACTTCACTTGGGCTTGATTTGCAGTCCGTCGGTAAGGATATGGCATACACAATTCGTGGCGAGTCGAGATTTAAGAACTTCAGGCGCAATAACACAGCTGCTGGGATATCTGCTACGCTCCTTGGAGATTCTGTATCAGCTGGTGTGAAGATTGAAGACAAACTGATAGTAAACAAACAGCATAGGCTTTTAGTTAGTGGTGGTGCCATGAGTGGGAGGGGAGATGTGGCTTACGGAGGCCGTCTTGAAGCGACATTGAGAGACAAAGATTACCCAATAGGCCGGATGCTTTCTACTCTTGCGCTGTCTGTTGTGGATTGGCATGGGGATCTGGCAGTCGGGTGCAACATCCAGTCTCAGATTCCTGTTGGAAGAGCTAGCATTTTGGTTGGTCATGCCAATCTAAGCAACAAGGGGACTGGCCAAGTCGGCATTCGCCTGAACAGCTCCGAGCATCTTCAGATCGCGCTTATTGCCTTTGTGCCTATACTAAAAAACATCAGAAAGCTATTACAGAATTACTCTGAGTCTACCTAG
- the LOC133903931 gene encoding U-box domain-containing protein 70-like isoform X1 — MSRRPGASSSSFSISSFASDEVDYLDLLPLHGDSSTEHSGSRSELLSALSNDMEMSPTEDVQCPAPHRDLAVMDFDADLQDRLQKAFDEIVRLKKENFEESCQRQQVEKELLVIRKKAKKLQECLLKELQHLKETEEARATDQYLIQKLKKEIELLKIQRDGYIENFRQASEQILLQPSEAAKEAHEKNKHEMEILREEISQLKIHRDEYLAKFEEANEPKLALVECVSDTDCDTNALENDLEAYNRLRPKRDRAVRYPEKHLQFSLAELKLATENFSDSLKIGEGGYGRVYKGSICDTAVAIKILRHNENLQGLLQFQREVLILSKVRHPHLVTLIGACDEVSALVYEYLPNGSLEDRLSCKGNTPALTWQVRTRIIGEICSALIFLHSHKPKPVVHGDIKPSNILLDADLVSKLGDFGIARFLAPSDTTTMVHLTDHPIGTMFYSDPEYIAYGELTPGSDIFSFGIIILRLLTGRHPRGIVKRVEDAMINDELHTIIDKSAGEWPFVQVQQLARIGMKCSAERRRRRADIVTDVWPVVEPMMKSASLSSCPSTSSSFQDERSVPHCFICPILQKVMRNPHIAADGFTYEAEAIKDWFETHDTSPMTNLALPNHATIPNSALRSVIQDHLQRGA, encoded by the exons ATGAGTCGACGCCCAG GTGCTAGCTCAAGCTCTTTCAGCATATCATCATTTGCGTCGGATGAAGTGGACTACTTAGATTTGTTGCCTTTGCATGGGGATAGCAGTACCGAGCATAGTGGTTCTAGGTCTGAACTTCTGTCAGCTCTATCTAACGACATGGAGATGTCCCCGACAGAAGATGTTCAGTGTCCGGCACCCCACAGAGATCTG GCAGTGATGGATTTCGATGCTGATTTGCAAGATAGACTTCAAAAGGCCTTTGATGAAATTGTGAGATTGAAGAAAGAAAACTTTGAAGAATCGTGCCAACGTCAACAAGTCGAGAAGGAGCTCCTAGTCATCCGCAAGAAA GCTAAGAAATTGCAGGAGTGCCTCTTAAAAGAGCTACAACATTTGAAAGAAACCGAGGAAGCTCGTGCCACAGATCAGTACTTGATACAAAAACTCAAAAAGGAGATCGAATTGCTAAAGATCCAGCGTGATGGATATATTGAAAATTTTCGTCAAGCAAGTGAGCAGATATTGCTCCAACCCTCGGAAGCAGCTAAGGAAGCTCATGAAAAGAATAAACACGAGATGGAAATACTGAGAGAGGAAATTAGTCAGCTTAAAATCCATCGAGACGAATACCTTGCAAAATTTGAGGAGGCAAATGAGCCGAAGTTGGCACTGGTGGAGTGTGTTTCTGATACTGATTGTGATACTAATGCTCTAGAAAATGACTTGGAAGCATACAACCGGTTGCGACCCAAGAGGGACAGAGCAGTCAGATATCCTGAAAAACACTTGCAGTTTTCCTTGGCTGAGCTGAAGCTGGCAACTGAAAATTTCAGCGATTCACTAAAGATTGGAGAAGGTGGGTATGGGCGTGTCTACAAGGGCTCTATCTGCGACACCGCCGTGGCCATTAAGATTTTACGCCATAATGAAAACCTCCAAGGCTTACTGCAGTTTCAACGAGAG GTTTTGATCCTGAGCAAAGTGAGGCATCCACATCTTGTCACTCTCATAGGAGCCTGCGATGAAGTGTCAGCTCTTGTGTATGAATATTTACCTAATGGAAGCCTTGAAGACCGTCTTTCCTGCAAGGGTAACACCCCAGCGCTGACATGGCAAGTCCGAACAAGGATCATTGGGGAGATTTGTTCTGCACTAATCTTCCTCCACAGTCATAAGCCCAAGCCGGTGGTCCACGGTGACATTAAGCCTTCCAACATTCTCCTTGATGCCGATTTAGTGAGCAAGCTTGGAGACTTCGGCATTGCTCGATTTCTTGCCCCGTCTGACACCACCACCATGGTCCATCTTACTGACCATCCAATTGGGACAATGTTCTACTCGGACCCAGAATACATTGCCTATGGTGAACTGACCCCAGGATCAGACATCTTCTCATTTGGTATCATCATCCTACGCCTCTTGACAGGGAGACACCCAAGGGGGATAGTGAAAAGAGTGGAGGATGCAATGATCAACGATGAATTGCATACCATCATTGACAAATCTGCTGGTGAGTGGCCCTTTGTGCAAGTGCAGCAGCTTGCACGCATCGGTATGAAATGCTCAGCTGAGAGAAGGAGGCGTCGCGCAGATATTGTTACTGACGTGTGGCCGGTGGTTGAGCCAATGATGAAGAGTGCTTCCCTATCCTCATGTCCCTCTACCTCTTCATCGTTTCAGGATGAAAGAAGTGTGCCACATTGCTTTATATGCCCGATTTTGCAG AAGGTCATGAGGAATCCCCATATCGCGGCTGATGGATTTACCTATGAAGCTGAGGCTATAAAAGACTGGTTTGAAACCCATGACACATCACCGATGACCAATCTGGCACTTCCCAACCATGCTACAATACCAAACTCCGCGCTTCGCTCAGTCATCCAAGATCATCTTCAGCGTGGGGCATGA
- the LOC133903931 gene encoding U-box domain-containing protein 70-like isoform X3, with product MDFDADLQDRLQKAFDEIVRLKKENFEESCQRQQVEKELLVIRKKAKKLQECLLKELQHLKETEEARATDQYLIQKLKKEIELLKIQRDGYIENFRQASEQILLQPSEAAKEAHEKNKHEMEILREEISQLKIHRDEYLAKFEEANEPKLALVECVSDTDCDTNALENDLEAYNRLRPKRDRAVRYPEKHLQFSLAELKLATENFSDSLKIGEGGYGRVYKGSICDTAVAIKILRHNENLQGLLQFQREVLILSKVRHPHLVTLIGACDEVSALVYEYLPNGSLEDRLSCKGNTPALTWQVRTRIIGEICSALIFLHSHKPKPVVHGDIKPSNILLDADLVSKLGDFGIARFLAPSDTTTMVHLTDHPIGTMFYSDPEYIAYGELTPGSDIFSFGIIILRLLTGRHPRGIVKRVEDAMINDELHTIIDKSAGEWPFVQVQQLARIGMKCSAERRRRRADIVTDVWPVVEPMMKSASLSSCPSTSSSFQDERSVPHCFICPILQKVMRNPHIAADGFTYEAEAIKDWFETHDTSPMTNLALPNHATIPNSALRSVIQDHLQRGA from the exons ATGGATTTCGATGCTGATTTGCAAGATAGACTTCAAAAGGCCTTTGATGAAATTGTGAGATTGAAGAAAGAAAACTTTGAAGAATCGTGCCAACGTCAACAAGTCGAGAAGGAGCTCCTAGTCATCCGCAAGAAA GCTAAGAAATTGCAGGAGTGCCTCTTAAAAGAGCTACAACATTTGAAAGAAACCGAGGAAGCTCGTGCCACAGATCAGTACTTGATACAAAAACTCAAAAAGGAGATCGAATTGCTAAAGATCCAGCGTGATGGATATATTGAAAATTTTCGTCAAGCAAGTGAGCAGATATTGCTCCAACCCTCGGAAGCAGCTAAGGAAGCTCATGAAAAGAATAAACACGAGATGGAAATACTGAGAGAGGAAATTAGTCAGCTTAAAATCCATCGAGACGAATACCTTGCAAAATTTGAGGAGGCAAATGAGCCGAAGTTGGCACTGGTGGAGTGTGTTTCTGATACTGATTGTGATACTAATGCTCTAGAAAATGACTTGGAAGCATACAACCGGTTGCGACCCAAGAGGGACAGAGCAGTCAGATATCCTGAAAAACACTTGCAGTTTTCCTTGGCTGAGCTGAAGCTGGCAACTGAAAATTTCAGCGATTCACTAAAGATTGGAGAAGGTGGGTATGGGCGTGTCTACAAGGGCTCTATCTGCGACACCGCCGTGGCCATTAAGATTTTACGCCATAATGAAAACCTCCAAGGCTTACTGCAGTTTCAACGAGAG GTTTTGATCCTGAGCAAAGTGAGGCATCCACATCTTGTCACTCTCATAGGAGCCTGCGATGAAGTGTCAGCTCTTGTGTATGAATATTTACCTAATGGAAGCCTTGAAGACCGTCTTTCCTGCAAGGGTAACACCCCAGCGCTGACATGGCAAGTCCGAACAAGGATCATTGGGGAGATTTGTTCTGCACTAATCTTCCTCCACAGTCATAAGCCCAAGCCGGTGGTCCACGGTGACATTAAGCCTTCCAACATTCTCCTTGATGCCGATTTAGTGAGCAAGCTTGGAGACTTCGGCATTGCTCGATTTCTTGCCCCGTCTGACACCACCACCATGGTCCATCTTACTGACCATCCAATTGGGACAATGTTCTACTCGGACCCAGAATACATTGCCTATGGTGAACTGACCCCAGGATCAGACATCTTCTCATTTGGTATCATCATCCTACGCCTCTTGACAGGGAGACACCCAAGGGGGATAGTGAAAAGAGTGGAGGATGCAATGATCAACGATGAATTGCATACCATCATTGACAAATCTGCTGGTGAGTGGCCCTTTGTGCAAGTGCAGCAGCTTGCACGCATCGGTATGAAATGCTCAGCTGAGAGAAGGAGGCGTCGCGCAGATATTGTTACTGACGTGTGGCCGGTGGTTGAGCCAATGATGAAGAGTGCTTCCCTATCCTCATGTCCCTCTACCTCTTCATCGTTTCAGGATGAAAGAAGTGTGCCACATTGCTTTATATGCCCGATTTTGCAG AAGGTCATGAGGAATCCCCATATCGCGGCTGATGGATTTACCTATGAAGCTGAGGCTATAAAAGACTGGTTTGAAACCCATGACACATCACCGATGACCAATCTGGCACTTCCCAACCATGCTACAATACCAAACTCCGCGCTTCGCTCAGTCATCCAAGATCATCTTCAGCGTGGGGCATGA
- the LOC133903933 gene encoding putative U-box domain-containing protein 58, whose translation MADKLILGQRIVDMDIGLGLGTAGQPIEPLEEYVLTKIDLYNGARRELLNQSKLTAFSPLSVIQSPLDEDCIASYFLCPILQEPMRDPRVAADGFTYEADAIRGWLDGGRAVSPVAGQPLAHRELLPNFALRAVIQGNMTRRQQDGFS comes from the exons ATGGCAGATAAATTGATCTTGGGTCAGCGCATCGTCGACATGGACATCGGCTTAGGATTAGGAACAGCAGGACAACCAATTGAGCCACTGGAGGAGTATGTCCTGACAAAGATTGATCTTTACAATGGTGCCAGAAGAGAATTGCTCAACCAAAGCAAGCTGACTGCATTTTCGCCGTTGTCAGTCATTCAGTCACCTTTAGATGAAGACTGCATCGCTTCCTACTTCCTCTGCCCCATCCTTCAG GAGCCCATGAGGGACCCTCGCGTGGCAGCAGACGGGTTCACGTACGAAGCCGACGCCATCAGAGGCTGGCTCGACGGTGGGCGCGCGGTGTCCCCCGTGGCCGGCCAGCCGCTCGCGCACCGCGAGCTGCTCCCAAATTTCGCGCTTCGTGCCGTGATCCAAGGCAACATGACAAGGCGGCAGCAGGATGGATTCTCATGA